In Woeseia oceani, one DNA window encodes the following:
- a CDS encoding EAL domain-containing response regulator: MSKRLNRFLIVDMTEDACRQFSRVARRLGYSWETADSLQTFSTALDKFAPTVILIDLQSVENGGLDYLKAMRDQNSAAQIVLTSDDAGRPLETAKQLAEFLGLSVIASSRSSIFLNVLRNELRRARQSRTEMTLSDLQDAVRNGDIRPYYQPKASNSANKAWPVSEVEALPSWHMSESNVIMPEDFCWLAEDGGLMPEITNSLLGRVIEQMSVWNAKKLNLRVAVNLPASSLTDRSLPRRLFGMATRAQVDCSALTLEISEANAMNYSTAAVEVLTNLKSMGFKLAIDEFGTSYSSLEQLCRLKFDELKIDSSLVHESRVSGEARTIIEATVLLAQKLGLSVCAEGVESQRTLQYLGKIGCNKAQGNYISRPLLANMLEARLNEWNVPASM, encoded by the coding sequence ATGAGCAAGAGACTGAACAGATTCCTGATTGTGGACATGACCGAAGACGCCTGCAGGCAGTTCTCACGGGTGGCACGACGTCTCGGGTACTCGTGGGAAACAGCGGACAGTCTGCAGACTTTCAGCACCGCACTCGATAAATTCGCGCCAACGGTTATTCTGATCGATCTGCAATCTGTGGAGAACGGTGGCCTGGATTACCTGAAAGCCATGCGTGACCAGAATTCGGCAGCACAGATAGTCCTGACGAGCGACGATGCCGGCCGGCCGCTGGAAACTGCCAAGCAATTGGCGGAGTTCTTGGGTCTTTCAGTGATTGCCAGTTCCCGTTCTTCGATATTCCTCAATGTACTGCGAAACGAACTTCGGCGCGCTCGACAGTCACGTACCGAAATGACTCTAAGTGATCTGCAGGACGCGGTCAGGAACGGTGACATAAGGCCGTACTATCAACCGAAGGCCAGCAACTCTGCTAACAAGGCCTGGCCGGTCAGTGAGGTTGAGGCGCTTCCCAGCTGGCACATGAGTGAGTCCAACGTCATCATGCCTGAAGACTTTTGCTGGCTGGCAGAGGATGGCGGGCTGATGCCGGAAATCACGAACAGTTTGCTAGGCAGAGTGATCGAACAGATGTCGGTATGGAACGCAAAGAAACTCAATCTTCGCGTTGCGGTGAATTTGCCGGCTTCGTCGCTAACTGACCGATCGCTGCCACGGCGATTGTTTGGGATGGCAACCCGCGCGCAGGTTGATTGCTCGGCGTTGACGCTCGAAATTTCTGAAGCCAATGCGATGAATTACTCGACAGCGGCTGTTGAAGTGCTGACCAATTTGAAGTCCATGGGCTTCAAGCTGGCGATTGATGAATTTGGCACCAGCTATTCGTCGCTCGAACAACTGTGCCGCCTGAAATTTGATGAGTTGAAGATCGACTCATCTCTGGTGCATGAGAGTCGCGTCAGCGGTGAAGCTCGAACGATCATCGAGGCCACAGTGCTGCTTGCGCAGAAACTGGGGCTCAGCGTTTGTGCGGAGGGCGTCGAATCTCAACGCACTCTGCAGTATCTCGGCAAGATTGGCTGCAATAAAGCCCAGGGCAACTATATCAGTCGCCCGCTTCTTGCCAATATGTTGGAGGCTCGCCTAAACGAATGGAATGTGCCGGCGAGCATGTAG
- the rimK gene encoding 30S ribosomal protein S6--L-glutamate ligase, whose translation MNIGILSTNKNLYSTKRLLEAGEERGHDMRVINHRRCYMNITAHNPGVHYKGQSIEGLNAIIPRIGASVSFYGTAVVRQFEMMGVYSVNESVAITRSRDKLRALQLLSRKGIGMPITGFANSPDDTNDLLEFVGGAPVVVKLLEGTQGVGVVLAETQKAAESVIEAFRGLKAEFMVQEFIKEAGGSDIRCFVIGDKVVASMKRTGKEGEFRSNLHRGGTAEVIKITPEERSTAVRSARVMGLNVAGVDLLRSNHGPVVMEVNSSPGLEGIEKATGKDVAGMIIAFIEKNARPGNTKTRGRG comes from the coding sequence ATGAATATCGGTATCCTGTCGACGAACAAAAACCTGTACTCGACCAAACGCTTGCTTGAGGCAGGTGAAGAGCGTGGGCACGATATGCGTGTCATCAATCATCGCCGCTGTTACATGAATATAACGGCGCACAATCCGGGTGTGCACTACAAGGGGCAAAGCATTGAGGGGCTGAATGCGATAATCCCGAGGATAGGTGCGTCGGTATCGTTTTACGGAACAGCCGTAGTAAGACAATTCGAGATGATGGGTGTTTACTCCGTCAATGAGTCGGTGGCTATCACCCGCTCGCGTGACAAATTGCGGGCACTGCAGTTGTTGTCACGCAAGGGTATAGGCATGCCGATTACCGGCTTCGCAAATTCCCCTGACGATACCAATGACTTACTTGAGTTTGTTGGTGGTGCACCGGTTGTTGTCAAACTGCTCGAAGGCACGCAGGGCGTCGGGGTAGTTCTGGCCGAGACCCAGAAAGCGGCAGAGAGTGTGATCGAAGCCTTTCGCGGTCTGAAAGCGGAATTTATGGTGCAGGAATTTATCAAGGAAGCCGGCGGCTCGGACATACGCTGTTTCGTGATCGGCGACAAAGTAGTTGCTTCGATGAAGCGTACCGGCAAGGAAGGCGAGTTCCGCTCAAACCTACATCGCGGCGGAACCGCCGAAGTGATCAAGATTACGCCGGAGGAACGGTCGACTGCCGTGCGTTCGGCGCGCGTCATGGGGCTTAATGTTGCTGGTGTGGATTTGCTGCGATCGAATCACGGGCCGGTGGTGATGGAGGTTAATTCCAGCCCGGGTCTGGAAGGTATTGAGAAGGCTACGGGCAAAGACGTTGCCGGCATGATCATCGCCTTCATCGAGAAGAACGCCCGCCCTGGAAATACCAAGACCCGGGGCCGCGGCTAA
- a CDS encoding mechanosensitive ion channel family protein, giving the protein MQKFNNIWHFPLIPLGSDPITVGEMVLVALLIVIGYLISRLMEKLLSQRLAQTEMRPDAIQTLQRIVFYVLIVCVALTAMSLLHIPVTAFAFLTGAIAIGVGFGAQNIINNFISGWILMVERPVRIDDYIEVDEHTGVVERIGNRSTRIRRVDGVHILVPNSQMLERTVVNWTLVDQQIRAKIRVGVAYGTPTRKVAELIEQAVVAQSEVQPEPAPTVIFEDFGDSALVFDAYFWCLTGGERGLRRIRSEIRHSITELFDANGIVIAFPQVDLHLDAAKPLQIQMAQAAIPSADSED; this is encoded by the coding sequence ATGCAGAAATTCAACAACATCTGGCACTTTCCGCTAATCCCTCTCGGCAGCGACCCGATCACCGTCGGCGAAATGGTCTTGGTAGCCCTTCTGATCGTAATCGGTTACCTCATTAGCCGACTCATGGAGAAACTTCTGAGCCAGCGACTGGCGCAAACCGAGATGCGTCCGGATGCGATCCAAACCCTGCAGCGCATCGTTTTCTATGTACTCATAGTCTGCGTTGCTCTGACCGCGATGAGTCTTCTGCACATCCCCGTGACCGCATTCGCGTTTCTTACTGGCGCTATCGCAATCGGGGTGGGCTTCGGCGCCCAGAACATCATTAACAATTTCATCAGCGGCTGGATTCTGATGGTCGAACGTCCGGTTCGAATCGATGACTACATTGAAGTCGACGAACATACCGGCGTAGTCGAAAGAATCGGCAACCGTTCAACCCGGATTCGGCGGGTCGACGGCGTCCACATTCTGGTACCGAACAGTCAGATGCTGGAACGTACCGTCGTCAACTGGACTTTGGTAGACCAACAAATACGCGCAAAGATTCGTGTCGGTGTCGCCTACGGCACTCCCACACGCAAAGTCGCCGAGCTAATCGAGCAAGCCGTGGTCGCACAAAGTGAGGTGCAACCCGAGCCCGCCCCCACCGTGATATTCGAAGACTTCGGCGATAGCGCGTTAGTATTCGACGCTTACTTTTGGTGTCTGACAGGTGGCGAACGTGGATTGCGCCGAATTCGCAGCGAAATCCGGCATTCAATTACCGAGCTCTTCGACGCGAACGGCATTGTTATTGCGTTTCCACAAGTCGACCTGCACCTTGATGCCGCCAAACCTCTGCAGATCCAAATGGCCCAAGCCGCCATACCCTCCGCCGACTCTGAGGATTAG
- the corA gene encoding magnesium/cobalt transporter CorA: MSELRALMYNPTDQSLVSGGLELVESWTDESGNWLWLDFQGQPDDTERRVLREQFQISKLAMQDAHRDRHPPKLEVFEQFLFIMLRDLLTAYEDSEPEVADLALFVSNRFVITRHHELIPSIEKVQELVRNKPSLMQAGPAHLTYIISRTIVDVYTPEVMELEQHLETLEDRVYESANDDVIESLSRYNRALKRLRRHLVYQCNAFSQLSRTGTELPLELNKHEFNDLFENLDRLASLCQLNQELAVDLLNTHLSLLSHRLNQVMRVLTIATVVFLPLGLMAGLYGMNFEYMPELGWHYGYFAVLGAMATVAVSLVTTFKWRGWL, from the coding sequence ATGTCAGAACTTCGCGCATTGATGTACAACCCGACGGATCAATCCTTGGTAAGCGGCGGCCTGGAGCTGGTCGAAAGCTGGACCGACGAATCGGGCAACTGGCTGTGGCTCGATTTCCAGGGCCAACCCGATGACACCGAGCGCCGGGTACTCCGCGAGCAGTTCCAGATATCCAAACTGGCCATGCAAGACGCACACCGGGACAGGCATCCGCCGAAACTCGAAGTCTTCGAGCAATTCCTGTTTATTATGCTGCGGGACCTTTTGACTGCTTATGAAGACAGCGAACCGGAAGTCGCCGACCTTGCGTTGTTCGTTAGCAACCGGTTCGTCATTACCCGGCACCACGAGCTCATCCCCAGCATTGAAAAGGTACAGGAGCTGGTTCGAAATAAACCTTCGTTGATGCAAGCGGGGCCCGCCCACCTGACCTATATCATCAGCCGCACCATCGTGGATGTGTATACCCCGGAAGTCATGGAACTCGAACAACACCTGGAAACTCTTGAGGACCGGGTTTACGAAAGCGCCAATGATGATGTGATTGAAAGCCTCAGTCGATACAACCGCGCGTTAAAACGGCTACGTCGCCATCTGGTCTATCAGTGCAATGCATTCAGCCAACTTTCACGCACCGGAACCGAGCTGCCACTGGAGCTTAACAAACACGAGTTCAATGACCTGTTCGAGAATTTGGACCGGCTTGCAAGCCTGTGTCAGTTGAACCAGGAGCTCGCCGTAGACTTGTTAAATACCCACCTGAGCCTGCTCTCACATCGTCTCAATCAGGTGATGCGGGTGCTGACGATCGCTACCGTGGTCTTTTTGCCGCTTGGCTTGATGGCCGGCTTGTACGGAATGAACTTTGAATACATGCCCGAACTAGGCTGGCACTACGGCTACTTCGCGGTGCTTGGCGCGATGGCAACGGTCGCAGTATCGCTGGTCACCACGTTCAAATGGCGGGGCTGGCTATAG
- a CDS encoding ATP-dependent zinc protease family protein — MNNVSDELLVLGWREWLGLPALGIDRIKAKVDTGARTSTLHAFAVEPFTGDGRAQVRFRMHPLQKNTDKIVVCTADVVDQRMVSDSGGHREKRWVISTPIEVGDCVWPAEVTLTSRDNMLFRMLLGRTAIAGRGIVNPELSFAQGRRLGKKQG, encoded by the coding sequence GTGAACAATGTTTCCGATGAATTGCTGGTCCTTGGGTGGCGCGAGTGGCTGGGCCTGCCGGCCCTGGGGATTGATCGAATCAAAGCCAAAGTGGATACGGGTGCACGTACCTCAACGTTACACGCGTTCGCCGTTGAACCATTTACCGGGGACGGTCGGGCACAGGTGCGTTTCAGAATGCACCCGTTGCAGAAGAACACCGACAAAATCGTGGTCTGTACGGCGGATGTCGTTGATCAACGTATGGTGTCGGATTCCGGCGGACACCGCGAGAAGCGTTGGGTAATTTCGACGCCAATTGAGGTAGGAGATTGCGTCTGGCCAGCTGAGGTGACTCTGACCTCGCGGGACAATATGCTTTTTCGGATGTTGCTCGGCCGTACCGCCATTGCTGGCCGCGGCATCGTCAACCCAGAACTGTCTTTTGCACAAGGCAGACGGTTAGGCAAGAAACAAGGATAG
- a CDS encoding succinylglutamate desuccinylase/aspartoacylase family protein: protein MAKNSPITINGTTIEAGMSGNVSLPIADLYTSTSLSMPVHVINGRRTGPVLFVSAAVHGDELNGVEIVRRLLRRKGLSSIRGTLIAVPIVNVHGFLDQSRYLPDRRDLNRSFPGSAKGSIAARLASIFLREIVKRSDYGIDLHTGAIDRSNLPQIRADLDDPKTLQLARAFGVPVIINSDVREGSLRGCSSEMGKPVLTYEAGEALRFDELSIRGGIRGILNVMRNIGMLTEPRKGPQREPVIARSTSWARAPASGIVVGKVELGASVRKGQPLAIISDPLGRREEAVVARFDGIVIGRSNLPLAHEGDALFNIAAFHSVERAEDLVEQFAARHERVREAVDEE from the coding sequence ATGGCCAAGAATTCACCCATTACCATCAATGGCACAACCATTGAAGCGGGGATGAGCGGCAATGTCAGTTTGCCTATTGCGGATCTGTATACGTCAACCTCACTGAGCATGCCGGTGCACGTAATAAACGGTCGTCGCACGGGGCCGGTCTTGTTCGTGTCAGCCGCGGTGCATGGCGATGAACTGAACGGAGTAGAGATTGTGCGTCGCTTGTTGCGCCGCAAAGGTTTGTCCTCAATCAGAGGCACTTTGATTGCTGTACCGATCGTCAACGTGCATGGCTTTCTGGACCAGTCGAGATACTTGCCTGATCGTCGCGATCTGAACCGGTCCTTTCCGGGCAGTGCCAAGGGTTCAATTGCGGCCAGGCTTGCCAGCATTTTTCTTCGCGAGATCGTCAAGCGTTCCGATTACGGCATAGACTTGCATACGGGTGCGATAGACCGCTCGAACCTGCCGCAGATTCGTGCTGATCTGGACGATCCCAAAACGCTGCAACTGGCACGCGCTTTCGGAGTCCCGGTCATAATAAACTCGGATGTGCGGGAAGGGTCATTGCGCGGCTGCTCATCGGAAATGGGTAAGCCGGTACTGACTTATGAGGCCGGAGAAGCATTGCGTTTCGATGAGCTGAGCATACGCGGTGGAATTCGTGGCATCCTGAATGTGATGCGTAACATTGGTATGCTGACGGAACCCCGCAAGGGCCCGCAACGTGAACCGGTGATTGCCAGGTCGACGAGTTGGGCGCGTGCGCCAGCCAGCGGTATTGTGGTTGGCAAAGTCGAGCTGGGCGCGTCGGTTCGCAAAGGACAGCCGCTGGCGATCATTAGTGATCCGCTTGGTCGCAGGGAAGAAGCGGTAGTGGCGCGCTTTGATGGTATTGTGATTGGCCGCAGTAACCTGCCGCTGGCGCATGAAGGCGATGCGTTATTCAATATTGCCGCGTTCCATAGTGTTGAACGCGCAGAAGATCTGGTTGAACAATTTGCCGCGCGACACGAGCGTGTACGTGAGGCTGTCGACGAGGAGTAG
- a CDS encoding spinster family MFS transporter → MNTATESRAYRAYVMFILVVVYTFNFIDRQIVGILAIPIKADLALTDTQLSLMGGLAFALFYTLLGIPIAWLADRGNRTWIMTIALAVWSAMTAVCGLAQNFWHLFFARLGVGVGEAGGVAPAYSLIADYFPPHQRARALAVYSFGIPIGGALGIVLGGVLSSIAGWRTAFIVVGVVGLLLAPLFRLTVREPRRGQYDTPGQDTAPVSIATVFKTLVGKPSFWTLSFGAACSSMIGYGLIFWLPSFFVRSFGAALPEFFNWLPDALLPGGGDVVLYASYFYGSILLIGGLCGIWLGGMIADRIGARSKAAYAQIPAVAFVIAVPFFVVGVMSENLGLAFFAFLTPTALSLVWLGPVLSAFQHLVTPNMRTTASAIFLFINNLIGIGLGNLVIGAISDVLNARYGVESLRYAILFGTVFYLAAAGLLFIAAKKLEKDWEH, encoded by the coding sequence ATGAATACAGCCACCGAATCCCGAGCGTACCGCGCTTACGTCATGTTCATTCTGGTGGTGGTGTACACGTTCAATTTCATTGACCGGCAAATAGTCGGCATCCTCGCCATCCCAATCAAAGCCGATCTGGCGCTGACCGACACGCAACTGAGCCTGATGGGTGGTCTTGCCTTCGCGCTGTTCTACACTTTGCTCGGCATTCCGATTGCCTGGCTGGCTGATCGTGGCAACCGCACCTGGATAATGACCATCGCCCTCGCGGTATGGAGTGCCATGACAGCTGTTTGCGGGCTCGCACAAAACTTCTGGCATTTGTTCTTCGCGCGGCTGGGGGTTGGCGTCGGCGAGGCAGGTGGCGTAGCACCGGCATACTCTTTGATTGCCGATTATTTCCCGCCGCATCAGCGAGCGCGTGCATTGGCGGTTTACTCCTTCGGCATTCCGATCGGCGGCGCGCTCGGTATCGTGCTTGGCGGTGTTCTCAGTAGTATCGCCGGCTGGCGAACGGCGTTTATCGTCGTCGGTGTCGTCGGCTTGTTGCTGGCGCCGTTGTTCCGGTTAACGGTTCGCGAACCACGCCGCGGGCAATACGACACGCCGGGGCAAGACACGGCCCCGGTCAGCATCGCGACGGTATTCAAGACGTTGGTGGGCAAACCCAGCTTCTGGACCCTGTCTTTCGGTGCCGCCTGCTCGTCCATGATCGGCTATGGGCTGATTTTCTGGCTGCCGTCATTCTTTGTGCGCAGTTTTGGCGCAGCGCTGCCAGAGTTTTTCAACTGGTTGCCGGATGCCCTGCTCCCTGGCGGCGGCGACGTCGTCCTTTACGCCTCGTATTTTTACGGCTCGATACTGTTGATCGGCGGACTCTGTGGCATCTGGCTCGGCGGCATGATTGCCGATCGCATAGGCGCACGCAGCAAAGCGGCCTACGCGCAAATACCGGCCGTTGCCTTTGTCATCGCCGTGCCGTTTTTCGTGGTTGGTGTCATGTCAGAAAACCTGGGACTCGCGTTCTTCGCCTTCCTCACTCCAACGGCACTGAGCCTGGTCTGGTTGGGACCGGTATTGTCTGCCTTCCAGCATCTGGTCACACCCAATATGCGCACCACGGCATCCGCAATATTCTTGTTCATCAACAACCTGATCGGAATAGGCCTGGGCAATCTCGTCATTGGTGCGATTTCCGACGTACTCAACGCACGCTACGGTGTTGAATCATTACGCTATGCGATCCTCTTCGGCACGGTATTTTACCTCGCAGCCGCCGGATTGCTGTTCATCGCTGCGAAGAAACTTGAAAAGGATTGGGAGCATTGA
- the mrcB gene encoding penicillin-binding protein 1B codes for MPKKKTRKRRAKPRRKPGFVRRHPWWTLCLILGGAFCLYVLYLNWQITSRFEGRRWDLPARVYARPLELYAGMSLSPDALEQELSRLGYRAVAAEPTTPGSYQRYGRVIAAVTREFRFWDELQPSTRFRVSFNAGKVETISVPAGKSPVVRLDPLMVGSIFPQHGEDRLVVAPEQVPETLRQALIAVEDRRFMQHPGVDPIALGRAVLANVRAGGVTQGGSTLTQQLVKNYFLDNRRTLGRKLREALMALILELHYSKADILNAYINEIYLGQDGQRAIHGFGLASQFYFSRPLAELELHQVALLVALVRGPGYYDPVKSATRARARRELVLTLMSEAGVIAPEVAARAAQQPLDTWDRASAGASYYPAYLALVREQLAAEYRPEDLTRQGLRIFSALDPLVQASAERQLADGLAVLDQRQPERTLAGAAVVASPQSGDVLALVGDRRSGYEGFNRALAASRPVGSLIKPVVYLAALESGRYTLASRIEDEAIEVPLENGDVWMPRNFNQETSGEVTLLRALSESLNLATVRLGLDVGVGAVADLLTRLGLDRAVTPFPSLLLGAVEMTPMQVAQVYSTFANDGFRSPLRAVHSVVNVTGEPLQRYPIELAQVVDSANVYQLNQGLVTAMRRGTGRSAELDIAVAGKTGTSDEFRDSWFAGFSGDRLAVVWVGYDDYQPTTLSGASGALPIWTNIMRDVAAVPFAPPQPPTLETVRVDYYSGAAVGRNCESAESLALPANTELARDGGCSNRSVSIGERTLKWLNDVFN; via the coding sequence ATGCCCAAGAAAAAAACACGAAAACGCCGCGCGAAGCCCCGTCGCAAGCCCGGGTTTGTTCGCCGGCACCCCTGGTGGACCCTGTGCCTCATTCTTGGCGGGGCATTTTGCCTGTACGTCCTGTACCTGAATTGGCAGATCACCAGCCGTTTCGAAGGGCGGCGCTGGGATTTGCCAGCCCGGGTCTATGCGCGGCCGCTGGAACTGTATGCGGGGATGTCGTTGTCACCCGATGCGCTGGAACAAGAGCTGTCACGACTGGGCTACCGTGCAGTGGCAGCCGAGCCGACAACACCCGGTAGTTATCAGCGCTATGGTCGGGTCATTGCAGCGGTGACTCGCGAGTTTCGTTTCTGGGATGAGTTGCAGCCGTCTACCCGGTTCCGCGTCAGCTTCAATGCCGGCAAGGTCGAAACGATTTCGGTTCCTGCGGGCAAGTCACCGGTCGTCCGTCTTGATCCGCTGATGGTTGGCAGCATCTTTCCGCAGCATGGCGAGGATCGTCTGGTCGTTGCCCCGGAACAGGTGCCGGAGACTTTGCGACAGGCACTGATCGCGGTGGAAGACCGGCGGTTCATGCAGCATCCGGGCGTTGACCCTATTGCACTTGGTCGTGCTGTGCTGGCGAACGTTCGTGCCGGTGGGGTGACGCAGGGCGGTAGCACGCTGACTCAGCAGCTCGTCAAGAATTACTTCCTCGACAACCGGCGCACCTTAGGTCGAAAGCTGCGCGAAGCATTGATGGCATTGATACTCGAGTTGCATTACAGCAAAGCCGACATTCTGAACGCTTACATCAATGAGATTTACCTCGGTCAGGACGGCCAGCGTGCTATTCACGGTTTCGGTCTTGCGAGTCAGTTCTATTTCAGCCGGCCACTGGCTGAGCTGGAGTTGCATCAGGTTGCGTTGCTGGTCGCCCTTGTGCGCGGTCCGGGTTATTACGACCCGGTGAAGTCGGCCACACGGGCCAGGGCGCGCCGCGAGCTCGTGCTGACGCTGATGAGCGAAGCGGGTGTCATTGCCCCGGAAGTCGCCGCCAGGGCAGCGCAGCAGCCGTTGGATACCTGGGACCGAGCCAGTGCCGGTGCGTCGTACTATCCCGCTTACCTCGCCCTGGTGCGCGAGCAGCTGGCTGCGGAATACCGCCCAGAGGATCTCACCCGGCAAGGGCTGCGCATATTCAGCGCCCTGGACCCATTGGTTCAGGCAAGCGCAGAGCGGCAATTGGCAGACGGTCTCGCGGTACTTGATCAGCGCCAGCCGGAGCGGACGCTCGCCGGTGCGGCTGTGGTTGCCAGTCCGCAGTCGGGCGACGTGCTGGCGCTGGTGGGCGACCGCCGGAGCGGCTACGAAGGATTCAACCGGGCGTTGGCGGCGAGCCGCCCTGTCGGTTCACTGATCAAGCCTGTTGTGTACCTGGCCGCGTTGGAATCGGGGCGGTACACGCTGGCCAGTCGGATTGAGGACGAGGCGATAGAGGTGCCGCTGGAAAACGGTGATGTCTGGATGCCGCGCAATTTCAATCAGGAAACAAGCGGCGAAGTGACCTTGCTCAGAGCGTTGTCCGAATCCCTCAATCTGGCGACGGTGCGACTTGGTCTCGACGTCGGTGTTGGTGCGGTTGCGGACCTACTGACACGTCTCGGGTTGGACAGGGCCGTTACTCCGTTCCCGTCGCTGTTACTCGGCGCGGTGGAAATGACGCCCATGCAGGTCGCCCAGGTCTACAGCACGTTTGCCAACGATGGATTTCGCAGCCCATTGCGTGCCGTCCACTCCGTGGTAAACGTCACTGGCGAGCCGTTGCAACGCTACCCCATTGAATTGGCACAGGTGGTCGATTCGGCGAACGTATACCAACTCAACCAGGGATTGGTGACGGCCATGCGGCGCGGTACCGGCCGCTCCGCTGAACTCGACATTGCTGTGGCAGGCAAGACAGGCACCTCGGATGAATTTCGCGACAGCTGGTTTGCCGGTTTTTCGGGTGACCGGCTAGCCGTGGTCTGGGTAGGTTACGACGATTACCAGCCCACCACGCTGAGCGGTGCGTCGGGCGCGCTGCCAATATGGACCAATATCATGCGCGATGTCGCAGCGGTGCCATTCGCCCCACCGCAACCGCCGACCCTCGAAACGGTACGTGTCGACTACTACAGTGGTGCCGCCGTTGGGCGGAATTGCGAGAGCGCCGAATCGCTGGCATTACCCGCAAACACGGAACTGGCTCGTGATGGCGGTTGTAGCAATCGTTCTGTAAGCATTGGTGAAAGGACTCTGAAATGGCTCAACGACGTATTCAATTAA